The Gymnogyps californianus isolate 813 chromosome 5, ASM1813914v2, whole genome shotgun sequence genome contains a region encoding:
- the SYT12 gene encoding synaptotagmin-12 yields MDNGHVSRYHLSIATSPPRWEIGIYAAGALVLLGIAAVNLWKLWRSGSYPAPSPFPNYDYRYLEQKYGAVYSDIKHKRGMAPGSQRALDKTSPIRKTSLRADDTFESINELGSLELMSKDLGLASYGPLKKSISADSLSSVSSIGNNFGQDFTVGQVEVSMEYDGKAAALHVTLLQGKDLLEKEDARFESCFMRISLLPAEQIVGISRIQRSAYAVAFDERFSIPLDPAALEENSLRFSVFGIDEDERNVSTGVAELKLSDLDLATRPFNAWLYLQDMNKAVDTVGEILLSLSYLPTAERLTVVVVKAKNLVWTNGKVTADPFVKVYLLQDGRKISKKKTAVKRDDTNPVFNEAMIFSVPAIVLQDLSLRVTVAECGEDGRADNTGHVLIGPAASGMGITHWNQMLATLRKPVSMWHPLRRN; encoded by the exons ATGGACAACGGTCACGTAAGCAGATACCACTTAAGCA TCGCCACGAGCCCGCCTCGGTGGGAGATCGGCATCTACGCCGCCGGCGCCTTGGTGCTGCTGGGGATAGCCGCTGTCAACCTCTGGAAGCTCTGGCGCTCCGGCAGCTACCCGGcgccttcccccttccccaacTACGACTACCGATACCTGGAACAAAAGTACGGGGCGGTGTATTCGGACATCAAACACAAG CGAGGGATGGCCCCGGGCTCGCAGAGGGCGCTGGATAAGACCTCACCCATCCGCAAGACCAGCCTGCGGGCAGACGACACCTTCGAGAGCATTAACGAGCTGGGGAGCCTGGAGCTGATGAGCAAAGACCTGGGCTTGGCCTCCTACGGCCCCTTGAAGAAATCCATCTCGGCCGACTCCCTCAGCTCCGTCTCCTCCATCGGGAACAACTTCGGGCAGGATTTCACGGTGGGGCAGGTGGAGGTCTCCATGGAGTACGACGGGAAGGCGGCCGCCTTGCACGTGACGCTGCTGCAGGGCAAGGAcctgctggagaaggaggaCGCTCGCTTCGAGTCCTGCTTCATGCGCATCAGCCTGCTCCCGGCCGAGCAGATCGTCGGCATCTCCCGG ATTCAGCGGAGCGCCTACGCCGTGGCCTTTGACGAGCGCTTCTCCATCCCGCTGGACCCGGCGGCGCTGGAGGAGAACAGCCTGCGCTTCTCTGTCTTCGGCATCGACGAGGACGAGAGGAACGTCAGCACCGGCGTGGCCGAGCTCAAGCTCTCCGACCTGGACCTGGCCACGCGTCCCTTCAACGCCTGGCTCTACCTGCAGGACATGAACAAG GCGGTGGACACGGTGGGGGAGATCCTGCTCTCGCTGAGCTACCTGCCCACGGCCGAGCGCCTGACGGTGGTGGTGGTCAAAGCCAAGAACCTCGTGTGGACCAACGGCAAAGTGACCGCAG ATCCCTTCgtcaaggtgtacctgctgcaggaCGGGAGGAAGATCAGCAAGAAGAAGACGGCGGTGAAGAGGGACGACACTAACCCCGTGTTCAACGAGGCCATGATTTTCTCGGTGCCGGCCATCGTGCTCCAG GACCTGTCCCTGCGGGTGACGGTGGCCGAGTGCGGCGAGGACGGCCGTGCCGACAACACGGGCCACGTCCTCATCGGCCCGGCGGCCAGCGGGATGGGCATCACGCACTGGAACCAGATGCTGGCCACGCTGAGGAAGCCCGTCTCCATGTGGCACCCGCTCCGGCGAAACTAG